The Breoghania sp. L-A4 sequence GCGCCCGCTCAACGTCGGTTTCTCCGGCGGCGAGAAGAAGCGCTCCGAGATCCTTCAGATGGCGCTGCTGGCGCCCACGCTCTGCGTGCTGGATGAGACCGACTCCGGCCTCGATATCGATGCGCTCAAGGTCGTCGCCGAGGGCGTCAACGCGCTGCGCTCGCCCGAGCGCGCCATGGTGGTGATCACCCACTACCAGCGTCTGCTCGATCACATCATCCCGGACGTGGTGCACGTGCTGTCCCGCGGCCGCATCGTCAAGACCGGCGGCAAGGAACTGGCGCTCGAGCTCGAGAAGAACGGCTATGCCGACTACATCGAAGCGGCGGCGTGAGGGCGGATCACATGACATCCAATCCCCAAGTGCTTCGCACCGCCGCCGAGCAAGGCCTGATCGATCAATATGGGTCAGCCAAGGGCGCGTTGCCCGGCGGTGACGCGGTGGCCGCGATCCGCGAAAAGGCCTTCAGGGGCTTTGAGGCGAAGGGGCTGCCCCATCGCCGTGTCGAGGCCTGGAAATACACTGATTTGCGCCGCGAGATCCGCGAGGCGCTGCCACTCTCGGAAGCCGCCGATCCGGAGCAGGCAAAGCGGGCGCTCGCCAACGTCAAGGATTTTGGCGCGGCGGCGGGTTACCGTGTCGTCTTCGTCAACGGTCTGTTCTGCGCCGATCTGTCGGATCTCGACGGGCTCGTGGGCGTCTCGATCTCCTCGCTGGAATCGGGGCTGATGAACGGCCGTCCCGACGGGCTGGGCGAGCTGGCGGCCAACGTCGACGATCCCGCCGTTGGCCTGAACACGGCGTTCATGCGCGACGGCGCGCTGATCCGGGTCGCCGACGGCGTCACGGTCGACAAGGCAATCGAGCTGCTGCACGTCACCACCGGTCCGGCGGCGGTCGCCTACATGCGCCACGTGGTGCATGTGGGGGAGGGCGCCAAGGTCCGCTTCCTCGATGCCTATGAGGGCTTCGAGTGCAGCGGTTACCAGACCAACGTCGCCGTGGAGCTTTATGCCGCCAACGGCGCGGACATCGGCTGGGTCAAGCTGCAGGAAGAGGCGCGCGACGCCTTGCACATCAGCTCGTTCCTGACGCTGCTGGGCGAAAAGGTGACCTTCAACCAGTTCACCTTCACCTCCGGCGGCCGCGTCTCGCGCGGCCAGGCCTTCGTCACCTTCGCCGGTGAGCATTCCACCGTCGGCCTGCGCGGCACAACGCTGATCAACGGTGACCAGCATGCGGACATCACGCTGGTCATCGACCACGCGGTGCCCAATTGCGACAGCCGCGAGTATTTCAAGGCGGTCATCGACGGTCATGCCAAGGGCGTCTTCCAGGGCCGGATCAACGTGCATCCGCATGCCCAGAAGACCGACGGCCAGATGATGACGCAGTCCTTGCTGCTGTCGGACGACGCCGAAATGGCCTACAAGCCGGAGCTCGAGATCTTCGCCGATGACGTGCAGTGCGCCCATGGCGCCACGTCCGGGCAGATCGACGAGGATCTTCTGTTTTACCTGCGCGCGCGCGGCATTCCGGAAGCCGAGGCCCGCACGATGCTGGTGCTGGCCTTCCTCGCCGAAGCCATCGAGGAAATCGGCGAGGACGACATCGTCGCCAATCTTGAGGAGCGCGCCCGGGCCTGGCTCGCGTGCTGACGGGGAACGCCGGTATGAACAGCGATGTTGCCGATCGGGTGGATCTGACGCCCTATGACGTCGAGGCCGTGCGCCGGGATTTTCCGATCCTGAGCACGCAGGTCTACGGCAAGCCGCTTGTCTATCTCGACAATGGCGCCTCGGCGCAGAAGCCGCAGTCGGTGATCGACCGCATCTCGAAGGCGTATTCCGAGGAATACGCCAACGTGCATCGCGGCCTGCACTATCTGTCCAACGTGGCGACCGAGAACTACGAGGCGGCGCGCGAGACCGTGCGCGCCTTCCTCAATGCCCCCTCCACCGACAACATCGTCTTCACGAACTCGACCACGGCGGCGATCAATCTCGTCTCCTACGGGTTCGGCGAGGAGGCGATCGGCGAGGGTGACGAGATCGTGATCTCGATCCTCGAGCACCACTCCAACATCGTGCCGTGGCATTTCCACCGCGAGCGCAAGGGCGCGGTCCTGCGCTGGTCTCCGGTGGCCGACGACGGCTCGTTCCAGCTCGACGAGTTCGAAAAGCTGCTCAACGACCGCACCAAGATCGTCGCCATCACCCAGATGTCCAACGTCACGGGCACGGTGGTTCCGGTCAAGGAAGTCTGCCGCATCGCGCACGCCCGCGGCATTCCGGTGCTGGTCGACGGCAGCCAGGCGGCCGTGCACATGCCGGTCGACGTGCAGGACATGGATTGCGATTTCTATGTCTTCACCGGCCACAAGGTCTACGGGCCCACGGGCATCGGCGTGCTCTACGCCAAGAAGGAGCGTTTGGCCGCCATGCGTCCGTTCCAGGGCGGCGGCGAGATGATTCTCGACGTCACCGAGGACATGGTGACCTACAACGATCCGCCGCACCGTTTCGAGGCCGGCACGCCGCCGATCGTCCAGGCTATTGGATTGGCGTCCGCCCTTGACTATATGGAAGGTCTGGGACGTGACCGGATTGCCGCCCATGAGGCGGCGTTGAGCCGGTACGCCCACGAGCAGTTGTCGCAGATCAACAGCTTGAGGATTTTCGGGACGGCGCCCGGCAAGGGGGCTATCATCTCGTTCGAGATCGAGGGAACCCACGCGCATGACATCTCGACGATCATCGATCGCTCCGGTGTCGCGGTCCGCGCGGGAACCCATTGCGCCCAGCCGTTGCTGAGCCGCTACGGAGTGACCTCCACTTGCCGCGCCTCTTTCGGCCTCTACAATACGATGGAGGAGGTCGACGCGCTGGTGGAAGCCTTGAAGAAGGCGCAGAAGTTTTTCGCCTGACCGATCATGGGATCACAGGCGAGCCGAAGCACGGGACGTGACAATGAGCGACGACATGACAGTCCGGGAACCGGAGCCGGCCTCGACAGGTTTCGAGACCGGTGCGACCCAGAGCGAGATCACTGGCACAGGCTCCGCCCTGCCGCCCGAGGAACTGGCGAAGCTGACCGACGATATCGTCGCGGCGCTGAAGAGCGTCTACGATCCGGAAATTCCCTGCGACATCTACGAACTCGGCCTGATCTACAAGGTCGACATCGAGGATGATCGCTCCATCGCGATCGACATGACGCTGACCGCTCCGGGCTGCCCGGTGGCCGGCGAGATGCCGGGCTGGGTGCAGGACGCGGTCTCCGCGGTGCCGGGCGTCGGTCCGGTGACGGTGGATATGGTGTTTGATCCGCCGTGGGATCCCTCACGCATGTCGGATGAGGCGCGCGTCGCACTCGACTGGTATTAACGCACGATCCGCCCTTGTGGCGGGCAAATCGAGCAGGTGTCCGAATATGGTTGGCTTTCAGGTTATTTCTCTGACAGACGCTGCGGCGGAACGGGTGCGCGAGATCATCGCCGCGTCCGACGAGCCGGTGTACGGCGTCCGCATTGGCCTGAAGAACGCCGGGTGCGCGGGCATGTCCTACACGATGGACTATGTACGCGACGAGAACGCGCCGGGCGACGTGGTCGAGGACAAGGGCGTCCGGATCTACGTTGACCCCACCGCCGTGTTGTTCCTTCTGGGCACCGTGATGGACTTCGAGGTCACCACGCTGTCCTCGGGCTTCACCTTCTCCAATCCCAACCAGGTCTCGGCCTGCGGTTGCGGTGAGTCGGTGGAGATCAAGCCCGCCGAAGCCTCCGCGCTCGCGAACTAGGTTTTCTCCGTTTCATGCAGCTTTTCGACCGCCTCAAGCGCGATGCGGCACCGCAATGGGCCGCCTACACGCAGCACGCGTTCGTGGATGGGATGGGGGACGGCACGCTCGCGGCGGAGTCGTTTCGGCACTATCTCGCCCAGGACTACCTTTTCCTCATCCATTTCGCCCGGGCCTACGCGCTGGCCATCTACAAATCCGCCACGCTTGCGGAGATGCAGGGCGCCAATGAGACGCTCAAGGCGATCCTCGATGGCGAGATGCAGCTTCATGTGCGGCTGTGCGGCCGCTGGGGCTGAGCCCGCAGGACCTCGAGGCGCTGCCCGAGGCCTCCGCCACCATGGCTTACACGCGCTTCGTTCTGGAAGCCGGCATGCGCGGCGACCTGCTGGATCTGCATGTGGCGCTGTCGCCCTGCGTGGTGGGCTATGCCGAGATCGGTGCCGCTCTTTCCCGGCGCCCCGACGCCCTGGATGAGGCCAATCCCTATCGCGAATGGATCGAGGAATACGCCAGCCCGGACTATGTCGAGGTGGCCGATGCCGCCCGCGCCCGGCTCGATGTGCTCGCCGCCACCTACATGACCGAGGCGCGCTATCCGCGGCTGCTGAGCCTGTTCGAGCAGGCCACGCGTCTGGAAGCGGATTTCTGGGACATGGGGCTCAATCTGAGCCGATAGTTGCGCACGTCAGAATGATCGTGCGCGCGGCCCGCGTCAGTGTCATCTATAAATCGGAACTTGGAAAAATCGTGCGGCGTTGCTCTTGGCGCCGTCAGGCGGCGGTGCCGGTCTTCTTGCGTTCCAGCTCGCCCCGAACCGTGTTGCGGCCGGCGTCCTTGGCTGAATACAGCGCCTTGTCCGCGCGCGCGATGAGATCGGACGCGGTGTCGCCCAGGCGCAGGTTGGCGATGCCGATCGAGATGGTGATACGGCCGAGGTTCTCGCCGGTCGAGCGCTTGACGAGTTCCTTCGAAAACACCGATTGGCGGATGCGTTCGGCGATCTCATACGCCTGCTGGGCGTCGGCGCGTGGCAGAATGACGGCGAATTCCTCACCGCCATAGCGGCATGTCAGGTCTTCGCTCTTCACGTTGTGCTTGACGGCGAGGGCCACCAGCCGCAGCACCTGGTCGCCGGTCTGATGCCCGTATGTGTCGTTGAACTTCTTGAAATGATCGATGTCGGAGAGCAGCAGCGACAAGGCCTCGCCGCTGGCGGTCGCCTCCTCGATCGCGCGCTCGATGGACTGGTCGAAGTGCCGGCGGTTGGCCAGCGTCGTCAGCTCGTCGGTCAGCGATTCATAGCGGATCGCTTCAAGCCTTTCCTGAAGCGCGGTGATATGAGCGCGCGACTCCTTGAGCTGGTCGTCGAGCTTCTGATTGGTGGATTCGGTCTTCTCGGTGGCGGCCACCAGATCGCGGATCAACTGCTTGATCTGCGACGCTGTGGTCGCGGAGGAGAGCGCATCCTGCGCGCCCTTCAGCGAGACGCTGTAGTCTCCCGTCGAGCCGAGGCTTGAATCCACAAGATTGATGATGCCGTCCAGTTCCTCGGAGATGGTCGTGCCGACCTTGTCGATCCGGTCGCCGAGGTGATTGGGCGACAGATACCGGTCGTAGATCTCGCTGACGTCGTGGTTGGTGATCTCGTGGCGCGTTTCGATGATGGTATCCACCGCGCGGTTCAGTGCCGGGTTGAAACCGGCCGCGTAGGTATACCAAAGCTCGTAGTTCCGGGGAATCGCGGGGAGCTCGTTGCGCTTCATATAAGACAACGCGACATCGCCGAATGCGATCGTTCGCTTGAAATCGTCGCGTTGGCTCATGTTTATCAACCATGCAAAATCATGAAGTGACGGGAAATATCCATCAACCCCATCCCGGCATGGTCAGTTAACAGCGGAAGTCTTTAAATTCCAGTTAACCGTTTCCGTGCATTTCCGCTTGGGAAAGCCCCTAGCGTGTCGCGCGCTTGGGGCGAACCTCACGCAGAAGAAACGCCGGAACGTGATCGCCCAGACCCACCACAGGTTCGTCATGATCCTTCTGGCGGCGCGGCGGCTTCTTGCCTTTCGCTGCGGAAGGTTCGTGTCGATTACTTGCGGGCGGTGTTTGCTGGTCTTGCGGCGCTGCCTGTCGCGGCGTGTGCGTCTGCGCGTCGGGTACCTTGCTCACCGCCGCGTCGGCGGATTTCGGCTTGCGTGCGCCCGAACGGCGTGAGCTGGGCTTGCGCGGCTCCTGGTGGGCCTCGTCTTGCTCGGCCTTTGCAGGTTCCGCGGCCTCCGGTGCGGGGGCCGCCGATTCAACGGACTCCGTCTTCGCCTCGGCGACGTCCTCTGGCTTGCGGCGGCTGCGTCGGCGCGGCTTGCGCTCGCCGTCGGCGGCGGCTGCGAATTCGGCCGGCTTGTCCATCCACGGGATCGACTTGCCGATCAGCTTTTCGATCGCATCGGTGTAACGGCCGCAGCTCGGGGTCGCCAGGGTGATCGCGGTGCCCGTCAGGCCCGCGCGGCCGGTGCGGCCAATGCGGTGGACGTAATCTTCGGCGTGGATCGGCACGTCATAGTTGAACACGTGGCTCACGGCCGGAATGTCGAGGCCGCGGGCGGCAACGTCACTGGCCACCAGCAGCGCCAGTGATCCGTTGCGGAACGAATCCAGCGTTTCCGTACGCGAGCGCTGGTCCATGTCGCCGTGCAGTTCGCCGGCATTGAAGCCATGCTTCTTCAGGGACTTGGCGACAACGGAAACGTCGCGCTTGCGGTTGCAGAAGATGATCGCGTTCTTCAGGTCCGTGTCGGACGTGATCAGCGAGCGCAGCGTTTCGCGCTTGTCCTTGGCATCGCCGCCCGTGGCGGCGAGCAGCTGCTTCACGTTGTCCGACGTCGAGGCGGCGCGGGCCACTTCGACGCGCACCGGATTGTGCAGGAACTGCTCGGTCAGCCGGGTGATCTCGTTCGGCATCGTCGCGGAGAAGAACAGCGTCTGCCGGGTGAACGGCAGCAGCTTGCAGATCCGCTCGATGTCGGGAATGAAGCCCATGTCGAGCATCCGGTCGGCTTCGTCGATCACCAGGATCTCGACGCCCTGCAACAGCAGCTTTCCACGCTCGAAATGGTCGATCAGGCGGCCCGGCGTCGCGATCAGGACGTCCGCGCCGCGGTCGATCTTCTTGTCCTGCTCGTTGAACGACACGCCGCCGATCAGCAGTGCGACGGTCAGCTTGTGGTTGACGCCGTACTTGTTGAAGTTGTCTTCCACCTGGGCGGCAAGCTCGCGCGTCGGCTCCAGGATCAGGGTGCGCGGCATACGGGCGCGCGCACGGCCCTTTTCCAGGATCGTCAGCATCGGCAGCGTGAACGACGCCGTCTTGCCGGTGCCGGTCTGGGCGATGCCGAGGACATCGCGCCGTTCAAGCACATGCGGAATTGCTTCCGCCTGAATGGCAGTGGGTTCGGTGTAGCCCGAGGCCTCGACGGCCTTCTGGACTTTGTCGCTCAATCCGAGTGTGGAAAAACTCATGCGTGTCGCGTTCGCGTCGCTGTCTTAACCGTCGGCTACAAGAAAAGCCGCTACGGCCGGTTATGTTCTTGGATGATGCCGCGCACCATACGTGGATCGCTTGTATTGTCAATGTCCGTGAGGCCTCGCGGGGCCCGCGGAACCGATTAAGGTTAGTGTGCGGAGTGTCCGCCGCCGATTTCTGCACGGTGATTACGCGATTGGCAGCCTGGTTCGACTTTTCGCGCAAGATGAAAGGCCTTAGCCGGCGAAGACAAAAGCAGTGGCCGCGACGGAGAGACTAGATATCAAGATCGACGGCGAATTCGGCGTTGTCCTTGATGAAATGGAAGCGCGCCTCGGGCTTGTTGCCCATCAGCCGGTCGACGGCGTCGCGGGTGCCGTCGATGTCCTCGTCAGCCACCCGGACGCGCAGCAAGGTGCGCTTGGAGGGATCCATGGTGGTTTCCTTGAGCTGCGCGGGCAGCATCTCGCCAAGGCCCTTGAAGCGGCCGATGTCGATCTTGCTCTTGCCCTTGAACTCCTTTTGCAGAAGCTCGTCCTTGTGCGCGTCGTCGCGCGCATACAGCGTCTTGCCGCCTTGCGAGATACGGTAGAGCGGCGGAACCGCCAGGAACAGATGCCCGTTGGAGATCAGCTCCGGCATCTCCTGATAGAAATAGGTGATCAGCAGCGCTGCGATATGCGCCCCGTCCACGTCGGCGTCGGTCATGATGATGACGCGCTCGTAGCGCAATTCGTGATCGCGGTAGGCGCTGCGGGTGCCCGCGCCCAGCGCCTGGGTCAGATCGGCGATCTGCTGGTTGGCCACAAGCTTGTCGCGGGTGGCGCTGGCCACGTTGAGGATCTTGCCGCGCAGCGGCAGGATCGCCTGGTTCTTGCGGTTTCGCGCCTGTTTGGCGGAGCCGCCGGCGGAATCGCCCTCGACGATGAACAGCTCGGTCCCGTCCGCCGCGCTGGTGGAACAGTCGGCCAGCTTGCCCGGGAGCCGCAGCTTGCGAACGGCGGTCTTGCGCGCCACGTCGCGTTCCTGCCGGCGCCGCATGCGCTCGTCGGCGCGCTCTGCGACCCATTCCAGCAGCTTGTTGGCCTGGTTGGGCGACGCGGTCAGCCAGTGATCGAAGGCATCGCGCACCGCGTTCTCGGTGATGCGGCTGGCTTCGGCGCTGGCAAGCTTGTCCTTGGTCTGGCCGACGAATTCCGGCTCGCGGATGAACACCGACAGCATGCCGCCGGCCGACGTCATTACGTCGTCGCCGGTGATCAGCGCGCCCTTCTTGTTGCCGACCATCTCGGCGTAGTTCTTCAGGCCGCGCAGCAGCGCGATGCGGAAGCCTTGCTCATGGGTTCCGCCTTCCGGCGTCGGCACGGTGTTGCAGTAGGAGTTGAGAAAGCCGTCGCCGCCGAACCACGAAATCGCCCATTCCACGGAGCCGTGGCCGCCGGTTCTGTCGGTCTTGCCGGCGAAGATCTCGTCGACGACACGGCGTTCCTTGCCCAGCGATTCCGCGAGGAAATCCTTCAACCCGCCGGGGAAGTGGAACGTGGTCTCCGCCGGAATCTCGCCCTTCTCGTCCAGCAGGTCCGGCGCGCAGTGCCAGCGGATCTCGACGCCGCCGAACAGATAGGCCTTCGAGCGCGCCATCTTCAGCAGCCGGGCGGGCTTGAAGCGCGCGCCGTGGCCAAAGATCTCCGGGTCGGGACGGAAGCGGATCGTGGTGCCGCGCCGGTTGTGGACAGGCCCCGCGTTTTCCAGCTTTCCCTGGGGAATGCCGCGGATGAACGTCTGACGGTAGAGCTGGCGCGCGCGGGCGACTTCCACCTCAAGGTATTCGGACAGTGCGGTCACCACCGAAATGCCCACCCCGTGCAGCCCGCCGGAGGTCTCGTAGACCTTGCTGTCGAATTTGCCGCCGGCGTGCAGCGTCGTCATGATGACTTCGAGCGCCGACTTGTCCTTGAACTTCGGATGCGGATCCACCGGGATGCCGCGGCCGTTGTCGGTCACCGTCAGGGTGCCGTCGGCGGCCAGATCCACGTCGATCCAGGTGGCGTGACCGGCAACCGCCTCGTCCATGCAGTTGTCGATGACTTCGGCGAACAGGTGGTGCAGCGCCTTCTCGTCGGTGCCGCCGATGTACATGCCGGGGCGGCGGCGCACAGGCTCCAGGCCTTCCAGCACCTCGATGTCGGCGGCGGTGTAGTCGCCGTCATTGGAGACGGCGGGGGTCCGGGCCACGGGCACGCCGCGGCGTGCCCCGCCGGCGGCGGCCACTGCCACGGGTGTCTCGGCCTCGCTCTCAAGCGTTGTGGCGTCGGCGGATTGTTTCACGCTTTTCAACTTCGCGACGCCTTCCTCGAGGTTTTCAAAGAGATCGTCCTTGCCTGCCATTCCGTATCGCCTGTTCCTGCGGACCGGGTGCCGGTGCGCTCCGCGCAGTCCGAATCACCCCGAATGATGACAATTCGCCGCCTCCGCTGCCAGCCTGAACACTGCGTATCCCCCGTCCCAAGCACTTTGGGACGCCGATCGGGCGTCCGGAGGCCACAGGCGCGGGGCCACGGCCATGTTGCGCGCCGCGGCCGATGCCGTCCGGTGACATCGCTTGCCGGAAGGCCCTTTGCTTGGCACACTGTCGAGGCTTGGCTGAGCGTGGGTTGCAGATCACATAGGCGGTCTTGCCGTCGGAGTGAAGCCCTCGCGATCCGGCGCCGGATCCGGGCAACGGTTCTAATGGGTTTTAGGAACGACGCGCATGAGTGAAGTGGAGACGCCGCGGCTGGATGTCGGACGACCGGCGGTTGCATTCGATCTGCCCGCTACCGACGGACGCCGATACCGGTTTGGCGATGTCGCGGGCGAGAAGGGCACCGTCGTCGCCTTTATCTGCAACCATTGCCCCTATGTCCAGGCAATGATCGACCGCTTGGCCGAGGACGCGCGCGAGCTGATGGACGAGGGCATCGGGTGCGTCGCTATCTGTGCCAATGACGAGGAGGCCTATCCGGCGGATTCCTTCCCGAAAATGATCGAGTTCGCGGCGACGCACGCGCTGCCGTTTCCCTATCTGCACGACGAGGACCAGTCGGTGGCGCGCGCCTTTGGCGCCGTCTGCACGCCTGATCTTTTTGGTTTCGACGCGAAGGGAATGCTGCGTTATCGCGGGCGGCTGGATGGCGGCCGCGCCGGACCCGTGCCGGAAGGCACCCGCCGGGAGCTCGTCGAGGCCATGCGCCAGATCGCGCGCACGGGCGAGGGGCCCGTCGAGCAGATGCCGTCGATGGGATGCTCGATCAAGTGGAAAGAACAGTAGATGTATTGTCCCGCGCATTTCCGCGAGGAGCGCTGCGACGTCCTGCACGAACTCATTCGGGCGCACCCGCTCGCCACGCTGGTGTCGTTGAACGGCGATGCGTTGCAGGCAAGCCACGTGCCGCTGATGTTGCATCCGGACGCGGGCGAGCATGGCGTGCTGCGCGGTCATCTGGCGCGCGGCAATGCGCAATGGCGCGACGCGAGCACCGAGATTGAGGCGCTGGCGATGTTCCAGGGGCCGCACGCCTACATCAGCCCGTCCTGGTATCCGACGAAACAGGAAACCGGCAA is a genomic window containing:
- the parE gene encoding DNA topoisomerase IV subunit B, whose amino-acid sequence is MAGKDDLFENLEEGVAKLKSVKQSADATTLESEAETPVAVAAAGGARRGVPVARTPAVSNDGDYTAADIEVLEGLEPVRRRPGMYIGGTDEKALHHLFAEVIDNCMDEAVAGHATWIDVDLAADGTLTVTDNGRGIPVDPHPKFKDKSALEVIMTTLHAGGKFDSKVYETSGGLHGVGISVVTALSEYLEVEVARARQLYRQTFIRGIPQGKLENAGPVHNRRGTTIRFRPDPEIFGHGARFKPARLLKMARSKAYLFGGVEIRWHCAPDLLDEKGEIPAETTFHFPGGLKDFLAESLGKERRVVDEIFAGKTDRTGGHGSVEWAISWFGGDGFLNSYCNTVPTPEGGTHEQGFRIALLRGLKNYAEMVGNKKGALITGDDVMTSAGGMLSVFIREPEFVGQTKDKLASAEASRITENAVRDAFDHWLTASPNQANKLLEWVAERADERMRRRQERDVARKTAVRKLRLPGKLADCSTSAADGTELFIVEGDSAGGSAKQARNRKNQAILPLRGKILNVASATRDKLVANQQIADLTQALGAGTRSAYRDHELRYERVIIMTDADVDGAHIAALLITYFYQEMPELISNGHLFLAVPPLYRISQGGKTLYARDDAHKDELLQKEFKGKSKIDIGRFKGLGEMLPAQLKETTMDPSKRTLLRVRVADEDIDGTRDAVDRLMGNKPEARFHFIKDNAEFAVDLDI
- a CDS encoding GGDEF domain-containing protein, with the translated sequence MSQRDDFKRTIAFGDVALSYMKRNELPAIPRNYELWYTYAAGFNPALNRAVDTIIETRHEITNHDVSEIYDRYLSPNHLGDRIDKVGTTISEELDGIINLVDSSLGSTGDYSVSLKGAQDALSSATTASQIKQLIRDLVAATEKTESTNQKLDDQLKESRAHITALQERLEAIRYESLTDELTTLANRRHFDQSIERAIEEATASGEALSLLLSDIDHFKKFNDTYGHQTGDQVLRLVALAVKHNVKSEDLTCRYGGEEFAVILPRADAQQAYEIAERIRQSVFSKELVKRSTGENLGRITISIGIANLRLGDTASDLIARADKALYSAKDAGRNTVRGELERKKTGTAA
- the sufD gene encoding Fe-S cluster assembly protein SufD, with amino-acid sequence MTSNPQVLRTAAEQGLIDQYGSAKGALPGGDAVAAIREKAFRGFEAKGLPHRRVEAWKYTDLRREIREALPLSEAADPEQAKRALANVKDFGAAAGYRVVFVNGLFCADLSDLDGLVGVSISSLESGLMNGRPDGLGELAANVDDPAVGLNTAFMRDGALIRVADGVTVDKAIELLHVTTGPAAVAYMRHVVHVGEGAKVRFLDAYEGFECSGYQTNVAVELYAANGADIGWVKLQEEARDALHISSFLTLLGEKVTFNQFTFTSGGRVSRGQAFVTFAGEHSTVGLRGTTLINGDQHADITLVIDHAVPNCDSREYFKAVIDGHAKGVFQGRINVHPHAQKTDGQMMTQSLLLSDDAEMAYKPELEIFADDVQCAHGATSGQIDEDLLFYLRARGIPEAEARTMLVLAFLAEAIEEIGEDDIVANLEERARAWLAC
- a CDS encoding thioredoxin family protein, with translation MSEVETPRLDVGRPAVAFDLPATDGRRYRFGDVAGEKGTVVAFICNHCPYVQAMIDRLAEDARELMDEGIGCVAICANDEEAYPADSFPKMIEFAATHALPFPYLHDEDQSVARAFGAVCTPDLFGFDAKGMLRYRGRLDGGRAGPVPEGTRRELVEAMRQIARTGEGPVEQMPSMGCSIKWKEQ
- a CDS encoding cysteine desulfurase, producing the protein MNSDVADRVDLTPYDVEAVRRDFPILSTQVYGKPLVYLDNGASAQKPQSVIDRISKAYSEEYANVHRGLHYLSNVATENYEAARETVRAFLNAPSTDNIVFTNSTTAAINLVSYGFGEEAIGEGDEIVISILEHHSNIVPWHFHRERKGAVLRWSPVADDGSFQLDEFEKLLNDRTKIVAITQMSNVTGTVVPVKEVCRIAHARGIPVLVDGSQAAVHMPVDVQDMDCDFYVFTGHKVYGPTGIGVLYAKKERLAAMRPFQGGGEMILDVTEDMVTYNDPPHRFEAGTPPIVQAIGLASALDYMEGLGRDRIAAHEAALSRYAHEQLSQINSLRIFGTAPGKGAIISFEIEGTHAHDISTIIDRSGVAVRAGTHCAQPLLSRYGVTSTCRASFGLYNTMEEVDALVEALKKAQKFFA
- a CDS encoding iron-sulfur cluster assembly accessory protein encodes the protein MVGFQVISLTDAAAERVREIIAASDEPVYGVRIGLKNAGCAGMSYTMDYVRDENAPGDVVEDKGVRIYVDPTAVLFLLGTVMDFEVTTLSSGFTFSNPNQVSACGCGESVEIKPAEASALAN
- a CDS encoding DEAD/DEAH box helicase produces the protein MSFSTLGLSDKVQKAVEASGYTEPTAIQAEAIPHVLERRDVLGIAQTGTGKTASFTLPMLTILEKGRARARMPRTLILEPTRELAAQVEDNFNKYGVNHKLTVALLIGGVSFNEQDKKIDRGADVLIATPGRLIDHFERGKLLLQGVEILVIDEADRMLDMGFIPDIERICKLLPFTRQTLFFSATMPNEITRLTEQFLHNPVRVEVARAASTSDNVKQLLAATGGDAKDKRETLRSLITSDTDLKNAIIFCNRKRDVSVVAKSLKKHGFNAGELHGDMDQRSRTETLDSFRNGSLALLVASDVAARGLDIPAVSHVFNYDVPIHAEDYVHRIGRTGRAGLTGTAITLATPSCGRYTDAIEKLIGKSIPWMDKPAEFAAAADGERKPRRRSRRKPEDVAEAKTESVESAAPAPEAAEPAKAEQDEAHQEPRKPSSRRSGARKPKSADAAVSKVPDAQTHTPRQAAPQDQQTPPASNRHEPSAAKGKKPPRRQKDHDEPVVGLGDHVPAFLLREVRPKRATR
- a CDS encoding SUF system Fe-S cluster assembly protein produces the protein MSDDMTVREPEPASTGFETGATQSEITGTGSALPPEELAKLTDDIVAALKSVYDPEIPCDIYELGLIYKVDIEDDRSIAIDMTLTAPGCPVAGEMPGWVQDAVSAVPGVGPVTVDMVFDPPWDPSRMSDEARVALDWY